One segment of Pleomorphomonas sp. PLEO DNA contains the following:
- the ccoN gene encoding cytochrome-c oxidase, cbb3-type subunit I yields the protein MSLEETGYSVFLGLLFLYCVLAAGKAVDPVFAFHATIGAIASAAGIFLIVRSFIDRDGRVEPDEINGKPNYNLGPIKFASIAAMFWGLAGFSVGIWIALELAYPVLNLGLPWTTFGRLRPLHTSAVIFAFGGNVLLATSFYVVQRTSRARMPGLVTPWFVILGYNVFIVLAGTGYVLGVGQGKEYAEPEWYADLWLTIVWVAYLLIFLATLWRRKEPHIYVANWFYLAFIVTIAMLHIVNNAAVPVSFFGSKSYVVWSGVQDAMVQWWYGHNAVGFFLTAGFLAIMYYFVPKRANRPVYSYRLSIIHFWALIFLYIWAGPHHLHYTALPEWASTLGMVFSVMLWMPSWGGMINGLMTLSGAWDKLRTDPVLRLLVVSVAFYGMSTFEGPLMSIKSVNSLSHYTDWTIGHVHSGALGWVGYVSFGALYCLVPWIYGKRDVYSLKLVDWHFWISTLGIVLYITSMWVSGIMQGLMWRAYTNLGFLQYSFVETVEAMHPYYVIRALGGILFLSGAVIMAVNLYLTIRHGEAEKPAADVALAPAE from the coding sequence ATGTCGCTCGAGGAGACCGGTTATTCGGTTTTCCTGGGGCTGCTCTTTCTCTATTGCGTTCTGGCCGCCGGCAAGGCGGTGGATCCGGTATTTGCCTTTCATGCCACCATTGGCGCCATTGCGTCGGCGGCCGGCATCTTCCTGATCGTGAGGTCGTTCATCGACCGTGACGGAAGGGTTGAACCGGACGAGATCAACGGCAAGCCGAACTACAACCTCGGCCCGATCAAGTTCGCCTCGATCGCTGCCATGTTCTGGGGGCTCGCCGGCTTCTCGGTGGGCATTTGGATCGCCCTGGAACTGGCCTATCCGGTTCTCAATCTTGGCCTTCCCTGGACCACCTTCGGTCGTCTCCGGCCCCTGCACACGTCGGCGGTGATTTTCGCCTTTGGCGGTAACGTGCTGCTCGCGACATCCTTCTATGTCGTGCAGCGCACCAGCCGGGCCCGTATGCCGGGCCTCGTCACGCCATGGTTCGTCATCCTCGGCTACAACGTGTTCATCGTGCTTGCCGGTACGGGCTATGTGCTGGGCGTTGGCCAGGGTAAGGAATACGCCGAGCCGGAGTGGTACGCCGATCTTTGGCTGACCATCGTCTGGGTCGCCTATCTGCTGATCTTCCTGGCGACGCTGTGGCGGCGCAAGGAGCCCCACATCTACGTGGCGAACTGGTTCTATCTGGCGTTTATCGTCACCATCGCCATGCTGCACATCGTCAACAACGCGGCGGTGCCGGTCAGCTTCTTTGGTTCCAAGTCCTATGTCGTCTGGTCGGGCGTGCAGGACGCCATGGTGCAGTGGTGGTACGGCCATAACGCGGTGGGCTTCTTCCTCACCGCCGGCTTCCTCGCCATCATGTATTATTTCGTGCCGAAGCGGGCCAATCGGCCGGTCTATTCCTACCGGTTGTCGATCATCCACTTCTGGGCGCTGATCTTCCTCTATATCTGGGCCGGTCCCCATCATCTCCATTATACCGCGCTGCCCGAGTGGGCTTCGACGCTCGGCATGGTGTTCTCGGTGATGCTGTGGATGCCGTCCTGGGGTGGCATGATCAACGGTCTGATGACGCTGAGCGGTGCCTGGGACAAGCTCCGCACCGATCCGGTGTTGCGTCTCCTCGTGGTGTCGGTCGCCTTCTATGGCATGTCGACCTTCGAGGGACCGCTGATGTCGATCAAGTCGGTCAACTCGCTCAGCCACTACACCGACTGGACCATCGGCCATGTGCATTCGGGCGCTCTCGGCTGGGTCGGCTACGTCTCATTCGGTGCGCTCTACTGCCTGGTTCCCTGGATCTACGGCAAGCGGGACGTTTACTCCTTGAAGCTGGTCGACTGGCACTTCTGGATCTCGACGCTCGGCATCGTGCTCTACATCACCTCCATGTGGGTGTCGGGTATCATGCAGGGCCTGATGTGGCGCGCCTACACCAACCTCGGTTTCCTGCAGTATTCCTTCGTCGAAACGGTCGAGGCGATGCACCCCTACTACGTCATCCGTGCGTTGGGCGGCATCCTCTTCCTGAGCGGCGCGGTGATCATGGCGGTCAACCTTTATCTCACCATTCGCCATGGCGAAGCCGAGAAACCTGCCGCTGACGTGGCTCTGGCTCCGGCCGAGTAA
- the hemN gene encoding oxygen-independent coproporphyrinogen III oxidase, producing MTYQDEAVSLETLIRATVPRYTSYPTAPHFSADVGPDTYGDFLDRAAADNGPISLYVHIPFCHSICHYCGCTTKASRRYAPIEAYVEVLRSEIAMVAARIGRRAVSHIHWGGGTPNLLSAAAFEAIVGDFHRFFDIGPETEHAIELDPRHLGEGRARFLASIGVNRASLGVQDFDPSVQAAIGRIQPAETVSAAVEQLRDAGISSLSFDLIYGLPEQSASSIRRTVETAIALAPDRISLFGYAHVPWFRANQKLIDVSKLPGSEQRLELERAAHGAIAAAGYAPIGIDHFAQPSDAMAVALSKRTLRRNFQGYTTDRADTLIGFGASSIGRTPAGYAQNVTDTGNWRERIVGGHFATERGRVLTPEDRLRADVIEQILCFYDVDLSATAARHGADAATFSADLDKLAPLLGAGWVVADDGRLVITRHAAELARLVASAFDAYLGAGGRHSVAV from the coding sequence ATGACCTACCAGGACGAAGCCGTTTCGCTCGAAACCCTGATCCGCGCAACGGTACCGCGCTATACCTCGTATCCGACGGCGCCGCATTTTTCAGCCGATGTCGGACCGGACACCTATGGCGATTTCCTCGACCGGGCGGCGGCGGACAACGGCCCCATCTCGCTCTACGTCCACATCCCCTTCTGCCATTCGATCTGCCATTACTGCGGCTGCACCACCAAGGCGAGCCGCCGCTACGCGCCGATCGAGGCTTATGTCGAGGTCCTGAGGTCGGAGATTGCCATGGTGGCGGCGCGGATCGGGCGCCGGGCCGTGTCGCACATCCATTGGGGCGGCGGCACACCCAACCTGCTTTCCGCCGCCGCCTTTGAGGCGATCGTCGGCGACTTCCATCGCTTCTTTGATATCGGGCCGGAAACCGAGCATGCCATCGAGCTCGATCCGCGCCATCTCGGCGAAGGGCGAGCACGTTTTCTTGCCAGCATCGGCGTCAACCGCGCTAGTCTTGGCGTGCAGGACTTCGACCCAAGCGTTCAGGCAGCGATCGGCCGCATCCAGCCGGCGGAAACGGTGTCCGCCGCCGTCGAGCAACTGAGGGACGCCGGCATCTCCTCCCTGAGCTTCGACCTGATTTACGGTTTGCCGGAACAGAGTGCCTCCTCCATCCGACGCACCGTCGAAACGGCGATCGCACTTGCGCCCGACCGCATCTCGCTGTTCGGCTACGCCCATGTTCCCTGGTTCCGCGCCAACCAGAAACTGATCGACGTTTCCAAGTTACCGGGAAGCGAACAGCGGCTCGAACTCGAGCGGGCAGCCCACGGCGCGATCGCGGCGGCGGGTTATGCGCCAATCGGTATCGATCATTTTGCACAACCGAGCGACGCCATGGCCGTGGCATTGTCGAAGCGGACGCTCCGCCGCAACTTCCAGGGCTACACCACCGACCGCGCCGACACGCTGATCGGCTTCGGCGCCTCGTCGATCGGCCGGACGCCGGCCGGGTATGCGCAAAACGTCACGGATACGGGCAATTGGCGCGAACGCATCGTCGGTGGCCATTTCGCAACCGAGCGCGGGCGCGTCCTGACGCCCGAAGACCGGCTCAGGGCCGACGTGATTGAGCAAATCCTCTGCTTCTACGACGTCGACCTCTCGGCCACCGCGGCACGCCACGGTGCCGATGCCGCCACTTTCTCGGCCGACCTCGACAAACTGGCGCCGCTACTTGGCGCCGGCTGGGTGGTCGCTGACGACGGCCGGCTTGTCATCACGCGCCATGCCGCCGAGTTGGCGCGCCTCGTCGCCTCCGCCTTCGATGCCTACCTCGGCGCGGGCGGGCGGCATTCGGTGGCGGTATAG
- a CDS encoding Crp/Fnr family transcriptional regulator produces the protein MFIEKKTSFDESSGGFDNSRHRSRYLGTRVRAPVDDSAWTHYRASPRARLDRHDAHSVLFREDDAASHVYEVVSGQIMLYRLLGDGRRQVVDILGEGDLCGHSLTGVYDCTAEALTYAEVRVLDRRDIDQSTDLLAHVNRCLLTRIEALHSHAVLLGRKSATERVASFLMRFVPGRGVVGCTGPERLSERHSADSELVVLKMTRQEIADFLGLTIETVSRVLSDLKRRGVISIERNDRIRLVDVCRVCKMTGIH, from the coding sequence ATGTTCATTGAGAAAAAGACGTCATTCGACGAGAGCTCCGGCGGCTTTGATAATAGTCGCCATCGCAGCCGTTATCTGGGCACCAGAGTGCGTGCGCCGGTTGACGACAGCGCCTGGACGCACTACCGCGCGTCGCCGCGTGCCCGGCTTGACCGCCATGATGCCCATTCCGTGCTGTTCCGTGAGGATGACGCGGCAAGCCACGTCTACGAAGTGGTCAGCGGTCAGATCATGCTCTATCGCCTGCTGGGCGACGGTCGTCGGCAGGTCGTCGACATTCTTGGCGAAGGCGACCTCTGCGGTCATTCGCTGACGGGCGTCTACGATTGCACGGCCGAAGCGTTGACCTACGCCGAAGTGCGGGTTCTCGATCGCCGTGACATCGATCAGTCGACCGATCTGCTCGCCCACGTCAATCGCTGTCTGCTGACGCGCATTGAGGCGCTACACAGCCACGCGGTGTTGCTCGGGCGCAAGTCGGCTACGGAACGGGTGGCTAGCTTCCTGATGCGCTTCGTGCCCGGCCGCGGCGTTGTCGGCTGTACCGGCCCGGAACGCCTGAGCGAACGGCACAGCGCCGATAGCGAGTTGGTGGTGCTTAAGATGACGCGGCAGGAGATCGCCGACTTCCTCGGCCTCACCATCGAGACGGTGAGCCGCGTGCTGTCCGATCTCAAGCGGCGCGGCGTCATCTCCATCGAGCGCAATGACCGCATTCGTCTTGTCGATGTCTGCCGTGTCTGCAAGATGACTGGCATCCACTGA
- a CDS encoding response regulator → MYIIVEDDPSVADALQSLLSGAGLSVRVFSTAEELIHSASLTSEDTMIVDLGLPGMSGGELVRHLEKAGANPKVIAISGKSSRTIARETEGLSDLKILRKPPAADWLEAITA, encoded by the coding sequence ATGTATATCATTGTTGAGGACGATCCTTCGGTCGCCGACGCGCTGCAATCCCTGCTCTCCGGAGCGGGATTGTCGGTGCGTGTTTTTTCGACCGCCGAGGAACTCATTCATTCCGCATCTTTGACGTCCGAGGACACGATGATCGTGGACCTTGGCCTGCCCGGTATGAGCGGTGGCGAGCTTGTGCGCCATCTCGAGAAAGCCGGGGCAAACCCAAAGGTGATTGCTATCTCCGGCAAGTCTTCGCGGACGATCGCTCGCGAGACCGAGGGGCTGTCCGATCTCAAGATTCTGCGCAAGCCGCCGGCTGCCGACTGGCTGGAAGCGATCACCGCCTGA